The DNA sequence TGGGACCGGTGGTCCGCCTCCGAGCTCGTCCAGTTTTCGATCGCGGCGAGGGCCGAGCGGTGACGGCGCTCGGGCTGTGGCTCGTGCTCGCCCTTCTGACCGCGCAGTCGCCGGCGGCGGACTCACTGCGGCTGCTGGCGCTGCGCATCCCCGAGTCTGCTCTCGTCCTCGAGACCCGCGCGCACCCGCTGGCGGTCCGCGAGGCCGTCACGGGTGCTCTCGCTCGAAACGATCTCGTCGCAGCGCGCAGTCTGGCGGCCGCCTACGCGGAGGCATGGAGCGATTCGTTCCTCGTGCGCGAGGTGGCGCGGTTCGAGGCATGGCCGGCCGAGCGGCGGACGGCGAAAATCTGGGCCGACAGCGCGCGTCGCTCGGGTGTCGCGGCGTACGGCCGGGCCGGCCCCATGGCGGCGATCGCGATCTGGCGCCGCGCCCTCAGGCGCGCCCGGACGATCGGCGACACGTCCGGTATCGCCGCGGTGCTGGGCAACATCGGCGCCGCCTTTCTGCGTGAGGGTCGGCTCGACAGCGCCGGCGCGTATCTCGAGCGGTCGCGCGCACTCGCCGCGAGCGTCGGGGACATTCGCGTCGAGGCCAACGCCCTCGGGACTCTCGCCGGCACCAGCGCGGATCAGGGCGATTTGGCCGCGGCGCGTGCGCGCTACGCCCAGGCCCTGGCCCTGCGCGAGCGGATCGGGGATTCGCGGGGGGTGGCGGCGGATCACAACAATCTGGGGCTGCTGGCGCAGACCATCGGGGATCCGGACGAGGCGCGCCGCCAGTTCGAGGCCGCACTCGAGATCAACCGGCGTGATGGGCGCGACGAGGTCGCGGCGACCAACCTGGTGAACCTCGCCGCGCTGGCCGCGGCCGCCGGAGAGTTCGCGCACGCCGAACGGCTGTACCGCGACGCCTTGGCGACCTGGCGCGCCCGCGAGCAGTGGGCCGACGTCGCGGACGCGCTGCATGGGCTCGGTCAACTGGAGCTGCGCCGCGGCGACTATCCTGCGGCCCGGGCCGCGCTGCGCGACGCATTGGCGATTTATGACCGGACCGGACCCCTCGCCGACGCGCTCGCGGTACGGCGCGAGCTCGCCGGTGCGCTCGCGGCGGCAGGTGAGCTGCAAGCTGCGCTCGACGGACTGCGTCGCGCGCAGCGTCTCGCGGATTCTGCCCGGGCGTCGCCTGCGGTGCGCGCGGGCATCGCACTCGCTCGGGCGGACCTGGCGGTACAGCTGAACGATCTCCCCGAGGCCAGCCAGCTGTATGGTGGCGCGGAGCTGCTCTACACCCAAGCGGGAGATCAGCAAGGCGCAGCCGAAGCGCGCCAGGGGCAGGGCCAGCTGTTGCTCGCTCACGATGCGCACGCCCAAGCCCGGACGCTCCTCGAGAAGGCATTGCGCACCGAGGTTGCGGCCGGGAACCAGCGTGCTGCCGCGCTGACACGCCTGTCGCTCGGCGAGGTCGCACAGGCACGAGGGGACACCGCGGCCGCGCGACGGCTGCTCGCACAAGCGACCGCCGAGCTGCAGCAGCTGGGCGATCCCGTCGGCGCCGCCGCCGCCATCGGCGAGCAGGCGGCGCTCGAAGCCGGAGCAGGATTGCCAGCGACCGCCGAGTCGTTGTACCGGGCGGGGCTCGAACGACTGCAGGGCCGCACCGCTCCCGAGATCGCGTGGCGGCTGCACGCGGGGTTGGGGCTCGCGCGGCACGCCCAGGGTCGGGACGACGAGGCCACCCGCGAGCTGCGTGCCGCCCTAGCCGAGATCGAGCGCCCCAGCCGGTCGCTGGCGCTGGCCGAGCGCCGGTCGGCGTTCCTCGCGGACAAGTGGGACGTGTACGGGCAGCTCGCACTCATCGAGCGCGCCCGCGGCCGGCCGGAAGCGGCCTTCGAAGCGAGCGAGCGGCTGCGCGCGCGCGAGATGCTCGAGCTGCTGCAGCGTGGCAGGCTGTCATCGCCCGACACGGCCTCCGAGCTCGTGTCCCGAGAGCAGGATCTGCGGCACCGCATTGCCGAGCTCACGCACGACGTTGACAGCGCGGACGCGGACGCGCTGCGTGGCCCCGAGGCGCCAACTGCGAGCGCGGCTACCCGCGAGGCGCTGGGCCGCGCTCACGAGGCGTACGGCGAGCTGCTGCTCGAGATGCGGGAGCGCAGTCCCCGGCACGCGATGCTGGTGTCGCCCGTGACTGCGGCGTGGC is a window from the Deltaproteobacteria bacterium genome containing:
- a CDS encoding tetratricopeptide repeat protein, which codes for MTALGLWLVLALLTAQSPAADSLRLLALRIPESALVLETRAHPLAVREAVTGALARNDLVAARSLAAAYAEAWSDSFLVREVARFEAWPAERRTAKIWADSARRSGVAAYGRAGPMAAIAIWRRALRRARTIGDTSGIAAVLGNIGAAFLREGRLDSAGAYLERSRALAASVGDIRVEANALGTLAGTSADQGDLAAARARYAQALALRERIGDSRGVAADHNNLGLLAQTIGDPDEARRQFEAALEINRRDGRDEVAATNLVNLAALAAAAGEFAHAERLYRDALATWRAREQWADVADALHGLGQLELRRGDYPAARAALRDALAIYDRTGPLADALAVRRELAGALAAAGELQAALDGLRRAQRLADSARASPAVRAGIALARADLAVQLNDLPEASQLYGGAELLYTQAGDQQGAAEARQGQGQLLLAHDAHAQARTLLEKALRTEVAAGNQRAAALTRLSLGEVAQARGDTAAARRLLAQATAELQQLGDPVGAAAAIGEQAALEAGAGLPATAESLYRAGLERLQGRTAPEIAWRLHAGLGLARHAQGRDDEATRELRAALAEIERPSRSLALAERRSAFLADKWDVYGQLALIERARGRPEAAFEASERLRAREMLELLQRGRLSSPDTASELVSREQDLRHRIAELTHDVDSADADALRGPEAPTASAATREALGRAHEAYGELLLEMRERSPRHAMLVSPVTAAWRDVGRRLGSDAVLIEYLVSDSGSLAFLIARDTFAVVDLAAERRTLARLVEFARATVVLTPRPPLRNAERGSQEAGSTPAESLWRGPLRQLHQYLIAPLEETGLLTGKTRLFLVPHAELHYLPFAALLGGSGDRQFLIERYEIAVTPSASVWLALGDRPAGAVSIGTLALAPRPDVLPASRREAAA